The following proteins are encoded in a genomic region of Populus trichocarpa isolate Nisqually-1 chromosome 13, P.trichocarpa_v4.1, whole genome shotgun sequence:
- the LOC18104110 gene encoding ricin B-like lectin EULS3 — translation MEFPHGYYPQTHHHRRNDEEEERREHYPPPSFDQTPPPLFYRENEFAPAPRPYSHYYQESPQPPRPYFNETNYSPPPPPTSIQETQVFHTSSFDQTPPPLFYGENEFAPPPRPYSHYYQESPQPPRPYFNETNYSPPPPPTSIQETQVFHTSHHQGVDPSLDYPPAPTQVTHVSHEQTEARHSFRPHMPSFNHQHTHQPGAASGLDLYNKPSFKVYSKAQPEFHLTIRGGKVILAPSNPSDEFQNWYKDEKYSTRVKDSEGCPAFALVNKATGQAMKHSIGEAHPVQLIPYNPDVLDESILWTESKDLGDGFRAVRMVNNTHLNVDAFHGDKKSGGVHDGTSIVLWKWNKGDNQRWKIIPTRY, via the exons ATGGAATTCCCTCACGGCTACTACCCTCAAACTCATCACCACCGAagaaatgatgaagaagaagagagaagagaacaTTACCCACCACCATCCTTCGACCAAACACCACCACCCCTATTCTACAGAGAGAATGAATTTGCACCAGCACCACGACCCTACTCACACTATTATCAAGAATCTCCACAACCACCAAGACCATATTTTAATGAAACTAACTATtcacctcctccaccaccaacCTCAATTCAAGAAACTCAGGTCTTTCACACATCTTCCTTCGACCAAACACCACCACCCCTATTCTACGGAGAGAATGAATTTGCACCACCACCACGACCCTACTCACACTATTATCAAGAATCTCCACAACCACCAAGACCATATTTTAATGAAACTAACTATtcacctcctccaccaccaacCTCAATTCAAGAAACTCAGGTCTTTCACACATCTCATCATCAAGGAGTTGACCCTTCTCTTGATTATCCACCTGCACCAACACAAGTGACTCATGTTTCTCATGAACAAACTGAAGCCCGTCATTCTTTTAGGCCTCACATGCCATCTTTCAATCACCAGCACACTCATCAGCCTGGCGCTGCTTCTGGGCTTGACCTTTATAATAAACCTAGCTTTAAGGTTTACAGCAAAGCTCAGCCTGAGTTTCACCTCACAATTAGGGGTGGGAAAGTGATTCTTGCACCATCAAATCCTTCTGATGAGTTCCAA AACTGGTATAAAGATGAAAAGTACAGCACAAGAGTGAAGGATTCAGAGGGATGCCCTGCCTTCGCTTTGGTTAATAAGGCCACTGGTCAGGCCATGAAGCATTCCATTGGAGAGGCACACCCT GTGCAGCTGATTCCGTACAATCCAGATGTTCTTGATGAGTCTATCCTGTGGACTGAAAGCAAGGACTTGGGTGATGGTTTCAGAGCTGTAAGGATGGTTAACAATACCCATCTTAATGTAGATGCTTTTCACGGTGATAAGAAATCTGGTGGTGTCCATGATGGCACCTCTATTGTTCTCTGGAAATGGAACAAAGGAGATAACCAACGATGGAAGATCATCCCAACTCGGTACT GA
- the LOC18104112 gene encoding NAC domain-containing protein 87: MEEAVVVNKGDDQIHLPAGFRFHPTDEEIISHYLTEKVMKSGFCAIAIGEVDLNKCEPWDLPKKAKMGENEWYFFCQRDRKYPTGMRTNRATESGYWKATGKDKEIHKEKNCLVGMKKTLVFYRGRAPKGEKTNWVMHEYRLEGKFSYYSLPKVARDEWVVCRIFHKSTGMKKTSIHDLLRMNSLGDDFLDCSSLPPLMDPPNYTSSFSDADNNEFKAMMTSRSSDGNCFSNTSMLNNNQGFVQPPNTNYQTPNSSFHLQTPASNPLYTFQTNPNMPVYLQQGKSTNSFPNFQNSTFGNNGQTLLRALAAGNNYGEASDQLGKQCKVEQFSSNQSMVSLSQDTGLSTDVNTTTEISSVVSKQEIGSHNEFYESLEDPLAGPIADYMWDY, from the exons ATGGAAGAAGCTGTTGTGGTTAACAAAGGAGATGATCAGATTCATCTGCCAGCGGGTTTTCGGTTCCATCCAACAGATGAAGAGATCATAAGTCATTACCTTACAGAGAAGGTGATGAAAAGTGGTTTCTGTGCAATTGCTATTGGTGAAGTTGATCTCAATAAGTGTGAACCATGGGATCTGCCGA AGAAAGCAAAGATGGGAGAGAATGAATGGTATTTCTTTTGCCAAAGAGATAGGAAATATCCAACTGGTATGAGAACTAACCGTGCGACTGAATCTGGGTACTGGAAGGCTACAGGAAAAGATAAGGAAATTCACAAGGAAAAGAATTGCCTTGTTGGAATGAAGAAGACCCTTGTTTTCTACAGAGGGAGAGCTCCTAAAGGAGAGAAAACCAATTGGGTTATGCATGAATATAGGCTTGAAGGCAAATTCTCCTACTACAGCCTCCCCAAAGTAGCAAGG GATGAATGGGTTGTTTGTAGGATTTTCCATAAGAGCACAGGCATGAAGAAAACTTCAATTCATGATCTCCTAAGAATGAACTCTTTGGGAGATGATTTCTTGGATTGCTCCTCACTCCCACCTCTCATGGACCCCCCTAATTACACTAGCAGCTTCAGCGATGCCGATAACAATGAGTTCAAGGCAATGATGACTTCAAGATCCTCAGATGGAAATTGCTTCTCCAATACTAGCATGCTCAACAACAATCAAGGCTTTGTTCAACCTCCAAATACCAACTACCAAACACCAAACTCAAGTTTTCACCTTCAAACTCCAGCTTCAAACCCTCTTTACACCTTTCAAACCAATCCCAATATGCCTGTTTACTTGCAGCAAGGAAAAAGTACCAATTCATTTCCAAACTTTCAAAACTCTACGTTTGGTAACAATGGCCAAACCCTTCTGAGAGCATTAGCTGCAGGAAATAATTATGGAGAAGCATCTGATCAATTGGGGAAACAGTGCAAGGTTGAACAGTTCTCATCTAACCAATCTATGGTCAGCCTTTCACAGGACACTGGACTTAGCACAGACGTGAACACCACAACTGAGATATCCTCCGTCGTATCGAAGCAAGAAATAGGAAGCCACAATGAGTTTTACGAAAGTCTTGAGGATCCATTAGCTGGTCCCATTGCAGATTACATGTGGGATTACTGA